One window from the genome of Synechococcus sp. PROS-7-1 encodes:
- a CDS encoding LptA/OstA family protein has product MVALASVGLVRSQPLPATSDDAGAMDDGLITIESDSQSADNVTGVVTASGNVRIVYPARGMVATSRQAQYFSREGRLVLSGDVDVIQEDGSTLQAERVTYNLEDERALAVPNEGGQVRSTMILRPDQPAQTPLTP; this is encoded by the coding sequence ATGGTGGCACTGGCGTCCGTTGGGCTCGTGCGCTCCCAGCCCCTGCCTGCGACATCCGATGATGCAGGGGCGATGGATGACGGCCTGATCACCATCGAGTCAGACAGCCAGAGCGCTGACAATGTCACAGGTGTGGTCACTGCGTCCGGCAATGTTCGGATCGTTTACCCCGCAAGGGGAATGGTGGCCACATCGCGACAAGCCCAATACTTCAGCCGTGAAGGTCGCCTGGTGCTCAGTGGTGATGTGGATGTGATTCAGGAGGATGGCAGCACACTGCAAGCAGAGAGAGTGACATACAACCTTGAAGATGAAAGGGCTTTGGCCGTTCCGAATGAGGGCGGGCAAGTGAGATCCACCATGATTCTGCGCCCAGACCAGCCTGCACAGACACCTCTAACGCCATGA
- a CDS encoding DUF309 domain-containing protein — protein sequence MNLSEDARFTRALELFNSGAWYEAHDAFEELWHEQVDPNRRLLQGILQIAVAHVHLERGNTRGATILLGEGIGRIKPSLPSALGLDLMALHVVASSRLYSLQNDGNPDNDPPPTLSFTNDAVGS from the coding sequence TTGAACCTGTCTGAAGACGCTCGTTTCACGAGGGCTCTTGAGTTGTTCAACTCAGGGGCCTGGTATGAAGCCCATGATGCTTTTGAAGAGCTCTGGCATGAGCAGGTCGATCCCAACAGACGATTGCTCCAGGGCATCCTTCAAATCGCAGTTGCCCATGTTCACCTCGAGCGCGGAAACACGCGCGGGGCAACCATCCTTCTGGGCGAGGGGATTGGACGTATCAAGCCGTCACTGCCATCAGCCTTGGGGCTAGATCTCATGGCACTGCACGTGGTGGCTAGCTCTCGCCTTTATTCACTTCAAAACGATGGGAACCCGGACAACGATCCGCCCCCAACCCTCTCTTTCACGAATGATGCCGTGGGATCATGA
- the typA gene encoding translational GTPase TypA has protein sequence MSAQQKAIRNIAIIAHVDHGKTTLVDSLLAQSGIFRDNEAVPTCVMDSNDLERERGITILSKNTAVNYNDTRINIVDTPGHADFGGEVERVLGMVDGCLLIVDANEGPMPQTRFVLKKALEQGLRPIVFVNKIDRARVDPETAVDKVLDLFIELGADDDQCDFPYLFGSGLGGFAKPDMKTDSENMRPLFDAILRHVPPPVGDPEKPLQLQITTLDYSDFLGRIIIGRVHNGRIKQGQNAALIKDDGSVKKGRISKLLGFEGLQRVEIETASAGDLVAVAGFDDVNIGETIACPDEPLALPLIKVDEPTLQMTFVVNDSPFAGQEGKFVTSRQVRDRLQRELLTNVALRVEDTDSPDRFAVSGRGELHLGILIETMRREGYEFQVSQPQVIYRTIDGTPCEPVETLVMDVPEESVGSCIEKLGTRKGEMQNMETGQDGRTQLEFVVPSRGLIGFRGEFIRATRGEGIMSHSFFEYRPMLGDFDTRRNGVLIAFEEGTATFYALKNAEDRGQFFISPGTKVYKGMIIGEYNRPQDLEINVCKTKQLTNMRSAGAEELDTLQSPVQMTLERALEYIGPDEMLEVTPESIRLRKLPSKKAAKSKR, from the coding sequence ATGAGCGCCCAGCAAAAGGCGATTCGCAACATCGCGATCATCGCCCACGTTGACCATGGCAAGACGACCTTGGTCGACTCTCTGCTGGCCCAGTCGGGCATTTTCCGGGACAACGAGGCAGTTCCCACCTGCGTGATGGACTCAAACGATCTGGAGCGTGAACGCGGAATCACCATTCTCTCCAAGAACACAGCGGTCAACTACAACGACACGCGCATCAACATCGTTGATACCCCTGGCCACGCCGACTTCGGCGGCGAAGTGGAGCGGGTGCTTGGCATGGTGGACGGTTGTCTACTGATTGTTGATGCCAACGAGGGTCCCATGCCCCAGACCCGCTTTGTGCTGAAAAAGGCTCTCGAGCAGGGACTTCGCCCGATTGTTTTTGTCAACAAAATCGACCGAGCCCGTGTCGACCCCGAAACAGCGGTCGACAAAGTGTTGGATCTGTTCATCGAGTTGGGTGCTGACGACGATCAGTGCGACTTCCCTTATTTGTTCGGGAGTGGCTTGGGAGGTTTCGCTAAGCCGGACATGAAGACAGACAGCGAAAATATGCGGCCGCTGTTTGATGCCATCCTGCGCCATGTTCCGCCTCCGGTTGGCGACCCCGAAAAGCCTCTTCAGCTCCAGATCACAACACTTGATTATTCCGATTTTCTTGGTCGAATCATCATTGGCCGCGTACACAACGGCAGGATCAAGCAGGGGCAAAATGCTGCGCTGATCAAAGATGACGGAAGCGTCAAAAAAGGACGTATCAGCAAGCTTCTCGGTTTTGAAGGCTTGCAAAGGGTTGAAATCGAAACGGCTTCAGCAGGAGATCTCGTCGCTGTTGCAGGCTTTGATGACGTGAATATTGGCGAAACCATTGCTTGTCCAGACGAGCCTTTGGCCTTGCCTCTGATCAAGGTTGACGAACCAACGCTTCAGATGACCTTTGTGGTCAATGATTCACCCTTCGCTGGTCAGGAAGGCAAATTTGTGACCAGCCGCCAGGTGAGAGATCGCCTTCAGCGCGAGCTGCTAACCAACGTGGCTCTGCGTGTTGAAGACACCGATTCTCCGGATCGCTTCGCCGTTAGTGGCCGCGGTGAACTTCACCTGGGCATTTTGATTGAAACCATGCGCCGTGAGGGCTACGAATTCCAGGTGTCCCAACCACAGGTGATCTACCGCACGATTGACGGCACTCCCTGTGAACCGGTGGAAACACTGGTGATGGATGTGCCCGAGGAGTCAGTGGGCAGTTGCATTGAGAAGCTCGGTACGCGCAAGGGCGAGATGCAGAACATGGAGACTGGTCAGGACGGCAGAACCCAGCTGGAATTTGTAGTGCCATCTCGAGGCCTGATTGGTTTCCGGGGCGAATTCATCCGAGCGACTCGAGGCGAAGGGATCATGAGTCACTCGTTCTTTGAATATCGTCCGATGCTCGGCGATTTCGATACACGACGCAATGGCGTGCTGATTGCTTTCGAGGAAGGTACCGCAACCTTCTATGCCCTCAAGAACGCCGAAGACCGTGGTCAGTTCTTCATTTCCCCTGGTACCAAGGTGTACAAGGGCATGATTATTGGTGAGTACAATCGTCCTCAGGATCTGGAGATCAACGTCTGCAAGACCAAACAGCTCACCAACATGCGTTCAGCTGGTGCAGAAGAACTCGATACCCTTCAGTCTCCTGTTCAGATGACGCTCGAGCGTGCCCTTGAGTACATCGGTCCCGATGAAATGCTCGAAGTAACGCCAGAATCCATCCGTCTTCGCAAACTGCCCTCTAAGAAGGCGGCTAAGTCAAAACGTTGA
- a CDS encoding U32 family peptidase gives MAFLPELLAPAGDWDALKAAVAGGADAVYFGVESFNARLRAENFNSRDLPEIMGWLHARGVKGFLTLNVLVFTEELEQVSELLVECWMAKVDALIVQDLGLCLLAKELVPGLTLHASTQMSVTSAAGVAQAAAAGCERVVMARELTLKDLQRVQQQLKKRQLDVPLEVFVHGALCVAYSGQCLTSESLGQRSANRGECAQACRLPYQFIVDGEERDLQEQRYLLSPQDLAAWSLIPELASIGISSLKIEGRLKSATYVAAVTDVYRRALDGILEDPDSVRRQLELGFSRGLSTGWLEGIDHAALVHGRWSKKRGPSLGHLVKVHPNGWIEVQAEIEPIRGQGVVLEVAAAEGGAFQVPREVGGRIMDAVSSRPGCWRLKLGPGRVDSRGLRTGAPVWLTSDPQWHSTWSRQAGRETPPKDAALSLVVRGRIGEPLVLELEAPHCSKGQPLAVHSDRLLEPAKDHGLNRERLIAQLGRLGGTGWRLEHLRIELSESLFLPVGDLNRLRRALLQVMAEAGVVPGNPGTTHHQWPAPPKREERRQLIRNCMNRLPTDTGDQSPRLTVLVRSLDQLKGLMELGDETPIQGVVADLEQPRELKEAVSIARGCWSDGIWLTGSKVTRPDEGWTLDPLVRANPDGFLVRNADQLERLCELAPCRGDFSLNVANPLSLLWFLERWGLQRVTASCDLNLQQLLDLAENSPSDRLEIVLHQHMPLFHMEHCLFCALLSDGHDHTDCGRPCESHTVLLKDRSGVEHPLRADLGCRNTLFNGTAQTGIEAFPAMRSRGLRHFRLDLLDEDAEDAKRRVLLYGEALRGRMPSAEVWCREQIEHRLGVTRGSLRADHAQGTPSISR, from the coding sequence ATGGCCTTCCTACCGGAACTCCTTGCACCTGCTGGAGATTGGGATGCCCTCAAGGCTGCCGTCGCTGGAGGAGCTGACGCGGTGTATTTCGGGGTTGAGAGCTTCAATGCCCGACTGCGAGCTGAAAATTTCAACAGTCGTGATCTCCCCGAAATCATGGGCTGGTTGCATGCGCGTGGCGTCAAGGGGTTTCTCACCCTCAATGTTTTGGTTTTCACCGAAGAGCTCGAGCAGGTCTCCGAGCTGTTGGTGGAGTGCTGGATGGCCAAGGTCGATGCCTTGATTGTGCAGGACCTTGGTCTCTGCCTTCTCGCCAAAGAGCTTGTGCCTGGCCTGACCTTGCATGCTTCAACCCAGATGTCGGTCACCAGTGCCGCAGGTGTTGCTCAAGCCGCCGCCGCTGGTTGCGAGCGGGTTGTGATGGCGCGGGAACTCACGCTCAAAGACCTCCAACGTGTCCAGCAACAGCTCAAGAAGCGCCAGCTTGATGTGCCGCTCGAAGTTTTTGTTCATGGCGCGCTGTGTGTGGCTTACTCAGGCCAGTGCCTGACCAGCGAATCTCTTGGCCAGCGCAGTGCCAACAGGGGGGAATGCGCCCAAGCTTGTCGTCTCCCCTACCAATTCATCGTGGATGGTGAGGAGCGTGACCTTCAAGAACAACGTTATTTGCTCTCACCCCAGGATCTTGCTGCATGGTCCTTAATCCCTGAACTCGCGAGCATCGGCATCAGCAGCCTCAAAATTGAGGGAAGGCTGAAAAGTGCGACCTACGTTGCTGCAGTTACCGATGTCTATCGCCGCGCTCTTGACGGCATCCTTGAGGACCCCGATAGCGTTCGACGTCAGCTGGAGCTCGGTTTTTCACGGGGCCTGAGCACAGGTTGGCTTGAGGGCATTGATCATGCGGCTCTGGTGCATGGCCGCTGGAGCAAGAAACGGGGTCCGTCCCTCGGTCATCTTGTCAAGGTGCATCCCAACGGCTGGATCGAGGTTCAGGCAGAGATCGAGCCAATCCGCGGTCAGGGCGTCGTGCTTGAAGTTGCTGCCGCAGAGGGTGGGGCCTTTCAGGTTCCCCGAGAGGTTGGAGGCAGGATTATGGACGCTGTGTCTTCAAGACCAGGCTGCTGGCGTCTGAAGCTGGGGCCAGGCCGGGTTGATTCAAGGGGGCTCCGCACCGGAGCTCCCGTCTGGCTGACCAGTGATCCCCAGTGGCACTCCACCTGGAGCCGTCAAGCCGGTCGAGAAACCCCACCGAAGGACGCGGCGCTTTCCCTGGTCGTTCGCGGGCGAATCGGTGAGCCACTGGTGCTCGAACTGGAGGCACCGCACTGCTCAAAGGGCCAACCATTGGCGGTTCACAGTGACCGCTTGCTCGAGCCAGCCAAGGACCATGGTCTCAATCGTGAGCGTCTGATCGCTCAGCTTGGACGTCTTGGGGGAACAGGCTGGCGACTTGAACATCTCAGGATTGAACTCTCTGAGTCGCTGTTTCTGCCAGTTGGCGATCTCAACCGTCTGCGTCGAGCTTTGCTTCAGGTGATGGCGGAAGCGGGTGTTGTTCCGGGGAACCCTGGAACAACACACCATCAATGGCCTGCACCACCCAAGCGAGAGGAGCGACGCCAGCTGATCCGGAACTGCATGAACCGACTACCAACAGACACAGGCGATCAGTCCCCTCGTCTTACGGTGCTGGTGAGAAGTCTTGATCAGCTCAAGGGCCTGATGGAGCTCGGCGATGAAACGCCGATTCAGGGGGTCGTTGCCGACCTGGAGCAGCCCCGTGAGCTCAAGGAGGCCGTGTCTATAGCCCGGGGTTGCTGGAGTGATGGCATCTGGTTGACCGGCTCCAAGGTGACGCGTCCCGACGAGGGGTGGACATTGGACCCACTTGTGCGTGCCAACCCCGATGGCTTCCTTGTGCGCAATGCCGATCAGCTCGAACGACTCTGCGAGTTAGCCCCCTGCCGGGGCGATTTCAGCCTCAATGTGGCCAATCCTCTCAGCCTGCTTTGGTTCCTTGAGCGCTGGGGACTGCAACGGGTCACAGCGAGTTGTGACTTGAACCTCCAGCAGCTGCTGGATTTAGCCGAGAACTCACCCTCTGATCGGCTGGAGATCGTGCTGCACCAACACATGCCTCTCTTTCATATGGAGCATTGCCTGTTCTGCGCACTGCTCTCTGATGGGCACGACCACACGGATTGCGGTAGGCCCTGTGAGTCCCACACCGTTCTGCTCAAGGACCGCAGCGGTGTTGAGCACCCCTTGCGAGCAGACCTCGGATGTCGCAACACACTGTTCAACGGAACTGCTCAAACCGGGATCGAGGCCTTCCCAGCCATGCGTTCGCGCGGGTTAAGGCATTTCCGGTTGGATCTCCTCGATGAAGATGCAGAGGACGCCAAGCGGCGCGTGCTGCTTTACGGCGAGGCACTGCGTGGACGCATGCCCTCTGCCGAGGTGTGGTGCCGCGAACAGATTGAACATCGCCTCGGTGTCACCCGGGGCAGTCTTCGCGCAGATCATGCGCAGGGGACTCCATCGATCTCACGTTGA
- a CDS encoding D-alanyl-D-alanine carboxypeptidase family protein: MSRAVASRSRSRDVNRDDIPVARRSRSASPKRRGGFGLLLACGLVFSASLATVLFVPEWLNGTRPSAPIEGIDARPSGDGRLLGHFPYPEAGVDVLVPVEAGIELHRDAALALDAMRRSAAADGVDLRLLSGYRSHNLQKSIFFDVKSERNQSAAERAKVSAPPGYSEHSTGFAVDLGDGEDPATNLSQSFENTRAFRWLQDHAASYHFTLSFPVVNPQGVSYEPWHWRFEGSSEALRAFEPARRLAAGR, encoded by the coding sequence GTGTCACGGGCTGTCGCCAGCCGCAGCAGATCCCGCGATGTCAACCGCGACGATATTCCGGTGGCGCGTCGTAGCCGATCGGCCAGTCCGAAGCGTCGCGGTGGTTTCGGTCTCCTGTTGGCCTGCGGACTGGTGTTCTCCGCATCCCTTGCCACGGTGCTGTTTGTTCCCGAGTGGCTGAATGGGACTCGTCCCTCTGCACCGATTGAGGGGATTGATGCCCGTCCCTCGGGCGACGGGCGTTTGCTTGGGCACTTTCCCTATCCGGAGGCCGGCGTTGATGTCCTTGTGCCAGTGGAGGCAGGGATTGAGTTGCATCGGGATGCGGCTCTGGCGCTCGATGCCATGCGTCGATCAGCTGCTGCGGATGGTGTGGATCTGCGTCTTCTCAGCGGCTATCGATCCCACAATCTCCAGAAAAGCATCTTTTTTGATGTGAAGTCGGAGCGCAATCAATCGGCAGCCGAACGGGCGAAGGTCTCTGCACCACCAGGCTATTCCGAACACAGCACTGGATTTGCCGTTGATCTCGGGGACGGTGAAGATCCCGCCACGAACCTCTCGCAATCCTTTGAAAACACGCGCGCCTTCCGTTGGTTGCAAGACCATGCAGCCAGTTACCACTTCACGCTTTCATTTCCGGTCGTTAACCCCCAGGGGGTGAGTTACGAGCCCTGGCATTGGCGTTTTGAAGGATCATCAGAGGCCCTACGTGCGTTTGAACCGGCCCGAAGGTTGGCTGCCGGTCGGTGA
- the chlP gene encoding geranylgeranyl reductase, producing the protein MLRVAVVGGGPSGSCAAEILAKAGISTWLFERKLDNAKPCGGAIPLCMVEEFDLPESIIDRKVRNMKMISPSNKEVDIKLDPLGYDDNAYIGMCRREVFDAFMRNRAAELGTTLINGLVQKIDTGSARQGPYTLHYADYSSGGPTGELKSLEVDLIIGADGANSRVAKAMDAGDYNVAIAFQERIKLPPEEMTYYEDLAEMYVGTDVSPDFYAWVFPKYDHVAVGTGTMQQNQSLIKGLQKGIRERARKRLFKGEVIKVEAHPIPEHPRPRRVVGRMALVGDAAGYVTKSSGEGIYFAAKSGRMCAEAIVEISANGSRIPTEKEIKSTYLKRWDKKYGATYAVLDILQRIFYRNDAAREAFVEMCDDRDVQKLTFDSYLYKRVVMMNPWQQIKLTLRTFGSLLRGEALAPAGYDAVPSAVGRSEGDFLADEAAQAIKAQAHSESTTEPNERPTVTTG; encoded by the coding sequence ATGCTGAGAGTTGCCGTCGTCGGAGGTGGTCCGAGCGGATCCTGCGCAGCCGAGATTCTTGCCAAGGCTGGCATCAGCACCTGGTTGTTTGAGCGAAAACTCGACAACGCCAAGCCTTGTGGGGGCGCGATTCCCTTGTGCATGGTTGAAGAATTCGATCTGCCGGAATCAATCATCGACCGCAAGGTGCGGAACATGAAGATGATTTCCCCCTCCAACAAAGAGGTTGATATCAAGCTTGATCCCCTCGGGTATGACGACAATGCCTACATCGGGATGTGCCGCCGGGAAGTCTTCGATGCCTTCATGCGCAATCGCGCTGCTGAGCTCGGTACAACCCTGATCAACGGCCTTGTTCAAAAAATTGATACCGGCAGCGCACGTCAAGGTCCCTACACACTCCATTACGCCGACTACAGCTCCGGTGGGCCGACCGGTGAACTCAAGTCCCTTGAGGTGGATTTGATCATCGGTGCTGATGGCGCCAATTCTCGCGTCGCCAAAGCCATGGATGCTGGCGATTACAACGTGGCGATTGCATTTCAGGAACGCATCAAACTCCCTCCCGAGGAGATGACGTACTACGAGGATCTGGCCGAGATGTACGTCGGAACCGATGTGTCTCCCGATTTTTATGCGTGGGTCTTCCCCAAATACGACCATGTGGCCGTTGGAACTGGGACCATGCAACAAAATCAGTCCTTGATCAAGGGGCTGCAGAAGGGAATTCGTGAGCGGGCCCGCAAACGTCTGTTCAAAGGCGAGGTGATCAAAGTGGAAGCCCATCCGATTCCAGAACATCCCAGACCACGACGCGTCGTTGGCCGGATGGCTCTTGTGGGTGATGCCGCCGGCTATGTGACCAAGAGCTCTGGCGAGGGGATCTATTTCGCTGCAAAAAGCGGTCGTATGTGCGCCGAAGCCATCGTTGAGATTTCAGCGAACGGCAGCCGCATCCCCACAGAAAAAGAAATTAAGTCCACCTATCTCAAGCGCTGGGACAAAAAGTACGGAGCCACTTACGCCGTTCTCGACATTCTCCAGAGAATTTTCTATCGCAACGATGCGGCACGAGAAGCATTCGTGGAAATGTGTGATGACCGCGATGTGCAGAAACTCACCTTCGACAGCTATCTGTACAAGAGGGTGGTGATGATGAACCCCTGGCAACAGATCAAACTCACCCTGCGCACGTTCGGAAGTCTGCTGCGAGGTGAAGCCCTAGCTCCGGCTGGCTATGACGCCGTTCCTTCCGCCGTGGGACGCTCAGAGGGTGATTTTCTAGCCGATGAAGCCGCACAGGCCATCAAGGCTCAGGCTCACAGTGAATCAACGACTGAGCCGAACGAACGTCCGACCGTCACCACAGGCTGA
- the glyS gene encoding glycine--tRNA ligase subunit beta: MANTFLLEIGTEELPADFVPSALRQLEQRIRSDLNDLRLAHGELSVTGTPRRLLVVVKDLIDSQPDLEEDRKGPPVSQALVDGRPGPAAIGFAKRCGVDPEDLQPKDTPKGPCLFARVKTPGQASSALLGECVPRWIGALQGRRFMRWGCGEQRFSRPVRWLVVLLGDAVIPVTLDAADPVVTSGRMSRGHRLQQPLKEVKSAEDLLTQLSEAGVMVNREQRAESIRAAIALESERCGGQADCPEALFQELVDLVESPAVLQGRIEDRFLELPPEVIVTVMQAHQRYVPLRHPQAEADPLQLQSRNVLKPEFLLVGNGLESASDTIVSGNQRVLGARLADAEFFLTVDRRQSSEQRRQSLERVTFAEGLGTLLDRSERISWVMNQLLLVLQLEGSIASHAKRAAHLCKHDLVCQMVGEFPELQGLMGGKYLLEEGEAREVALAVAEHYQPAGSGEAPPTSDAGALLALAERIELLLSIFAKGQRPTGSSDPYALRRAGNGIVQILWNRGWRLPLQSLFRTAAMHWAERFPDFKVEASALADDLEQLLCQRMVSQFEEDGFAIDLVQAVSGDGVSTDRLLEDPVDARDRLLLLKNLRNSGCLQNLQAVVQRASRLADKGDLPPSTLSVEGVVDAALFDSASEAALLVELEALSPLAQVRDYEGLAQKLEGAARTLEEFFDGAESVMVMADDPSVRRNRLNLLGVLRNQASVLARFENIQS; this comes from the coding sequence GTGGCGAACACGTTCCTGCTTGAGATCGGCACTGAAGAACTTCCCGCCGATTTCGTTCCCTCGGCCCTCCGGCAATTGGAGCAGAGGATTCGCAGTGATCTCAACGATTTGCGCCTCGCGCACGGTGAGCTGTCAGTGACAGGAACGCCACGTCGGCTGCTTGTGGTCGTGAAGGACTTGATCGATTCGCAGCCTGATCTAGAGGAAGACCGCAAAGGTCCACCTGTCTCCCAGGCTTTGGTTGATGGCCGGCCTGGTCCTGCTGCCATTGGTTTTGCCAAGCGCTGCGGTGTCGATCCAGAGGATCTTCAGCCCAAGGACACGCCGAAAGGCCCCTGTTTATTCGCACGGGTCAAGACTCCAGGCCAAGCCAGTTCCGCTTTGCTCGGGGAATGTGTTCCCCGTTGGATCGGTGCTCTTCAGGGCCGTCGATTCATGCGCTGGGGCTGTGGAGAACAGCGCTTCAGTCGGCCGGTTCGTTGGCTTGTGGTCCTGCTGGGGGATGCCGTCATTCCTGTAACCCTTGATGCAGCCGATCCAGTGGTGACCAGCGGTCGCATGAGCCGTGGTCATCGTCTTCAACAACCGTTGAAGGAGGTGAAATCCGCCGAGGACCTCTTGACGCAACTCAGCGAAGCAGGGGTGATGGTGAACCGTGAACAACGGGCTGAATCCATCCGCGCTGCGATCGCGCTTGAGTCCGAGCGTTGTGGTGGACAAGCGGATTGTCCTGAAGCTCTGTTTCAGGAACTTGTTGATCTTGTTGAATCCCCTGCAGTGCTGCAGGGAAGAATCGAGGATCGCTTCCTTGAGCTTCCACCGGAAGTGATTGTCACGGTGATGCAGGCCCATCAGCGTTATGTGCCGCTGAGACACCCGCAGGCTGAGGCAGACCCCTTGCAGCTTCAGTCCCGCAACGTGCTTAAGCCGGAATTCCTGCTAGTGGGCAATGGGCTGGAGTCCGCTTCAGACACCATTGTCAGCGGGAATCAACGCGTACTTGGTGCCCGACTGGCCGATGCCGAATTCTTCCTCACCGTGGATCGGCGTCAGTCCAGTGAGCAACGGCGGCAAAGCCTGGAACGGGTCACCTTTGCGGAGGGACTGGGCACGCTTCTCGACAGAAGTGAACGGATCAGCTGGGTCATGAACCAACTTCTTCTCGTGCTTCAACTCGAGGGGAGCATTGCCAGTCATGCCAAACGCGCTGCCCATCTCTGCAAACATGATCTGGTCTGCCAGATGGTGGGTGAATTCCCTGAGCTTCAGGGGTTGATGGGCGGCAAATACCTTCTTGAGGAAGGAGAAGCCCGTGAAGTTGCTCTGGCAGTAGCAGAGCATTACCAGCCTGCTGGTTCCGGTGAAGCACCTCCAACCAGTGACGCAGGAGCCCTGTTGGCCTTAGCGGAACGGATCGAGTTGCTGTTGAGCATCTTTGCCAAGGGTCAGCGCCCTACGGGATCCTCTGATCCCTATGCCCTGAGGCGAGCAGGCAATGGAATTGTGCAGATCCTCTGGAACCGAGGCTGGAGACTTCCCCTCCAGTCACTGTTCAGAACCGCTGCAATGCACTGGGCTGAGCGTTTCCCAGATTTCAAGGTTGAAGCTTCAGCCCTGGCCGATGATCTTGAACAGCTCCTCTGTCAGCGGATGGTGTCCCAGTTCGAAGAGGATGGATTTGCGATCGATTTGGTTCAGGCAGTCAGCGGCGATGGAGTCAGTACTGACCGCTTGCTGGAGGATCCAGTGGATGCAAGAGATCGCCTGTTGCTGTTGAAAAATCTGCGCAATTCTGGCTGCCTGCAAAATCTTCAAGCTGTTGTCCAGCGTGCATCCCGATTAGCCGACAAAGGTGATCTGCCTCCGTCGACGCTGTCTGTTGAAGGCGTCGTGGATGCTGCGCTCTTTGATTCCGCCAGCGAAGCCGCACTGCTGGTAGAACTCGAAGCCCTGAGTCCTCTAGCCCAGGTAAGAGATTACGAAGGCTTGGCGCAAAAACTTGAGGGTGCCGCCCGCACCCTGGAAGAGTTCTTTGATGGGGCCGAGAGTGTGATGGTGATGGCCGACGATCCTTCCGTAAGGCGCAATCGCCTCAACTTGCTCGGCGTTCTGCGCAATCAGGCATCTGTTCTGGCTCGTTTCGAGAACATTCAGTCTTGA